The Drosophila nasuta strain 15112-1781.00 chromosome 2L, ASM2355853v1, whole genome shotgun sequence genome window below encodes:
- the LOC132793519 gene encoding LOW QUALITY PROTEIN: protein Wnt-10b (The sequence of the model RefSeq protein was modified relative to this genomic sequence to represent the inferred CDS: deleted 1 base in 1 codon) yields the protein MKIYANQKRAMAAWQATTTTTQTCNQNNNNNNSGGNNIVATQPPSRHCHLHLIVVIILACCTRWLYGLPDGRATCRSVPGLTKDQVELCYKASDVTAAALEGLDMAIRECQIQFQWHRWNCSSLSTKSRNPHASNLLKKGYRESAFAFAISAAGVAHSVARACSQGRLMSCGCDPTINRKTLNKNLRQSLDKEKKQFLQYLETNQILTPEEEKKYERSKIASRWKWGGCSHNMDFGVEYSKLFLDCREKAGDIQSKINLHNNHAGRVAVSNNMEFRCKCHGMSGSCQLKTCWKSAPDFHIVGKVLKHQFRKAILVDQSNLGNGEPVVVLKRSRNKKSNGGNGAGVSSDLVAADASGILEGRETQRDLDAERGTRQTSSDKNAARMARKLETSLFYYQRSPNFCERDLGADIQGTVGRKCNRNTTTSDGCASLCCGRGHSQVKERRAERCRCKFQWCCSVECDECHVEEWISVCN from the exons atgaaaatttatgcaaatcaaaaacGAGCGATGGCTGCgtggcaagcaacaacaacaacaacacagacgtgcaaccaaaacaacaacaacaacaacagtggaGGAAACAACATTGTTGCCACACAACCACCGTCGCGTCAttgccatttgcatttaattgttgtGATTATCTTGGCCTGCTGCACACGCTG GTTGTATGGCTTGCCGGATGGACGTGCCACATGCCGCTCAGTGCCTGGTCTGACCAAGGATCAGGTGGAGCTGTGCTACAAGGCAAGTGATGTGACTGCCGCGGCACTGGAAGGTCTCGACATGGCTATCCGAGAATGCCAGATACAG TTTCAGTGGCATCGCTGGAATTGCTCATCGCTGAGCACCAAGAGTCGCAATCCGCATGCATCGAATCTGCTCAAGAAAG GGTATCGAGAGAgcgcttttgcctttgccatcTCGGCGGCTGGTGTGGCACACAGTGTTGCACGAGCCTGCAGTCAAGGACGCTTGATGTCCTGCGGTTGTGATCCCACAATTAATCGTAAAACGCTCAACAAGAACCTTCGCCAGTCGCTGGACAAGGAAAAGAAACAGTTTCTGCAATATCTCGAAACGAATCAAATTCTGACACCTGAGGAGGAAAAGAAATATGAACGCTCTAAGATCGCAAGTCGCTGGAAATGGGGCGGTTGCTCCCACAACATGGACTTTGGTGTAGAGTACTCGAAACTCTTTCTCGACTGCCGCGAA AAAGCTGGCGACATTCAATCGAAAATCAATCTACACAACAATCATGCCGGCAGAGTG GCCGTTTCCAACAACATGGAGTTTCGTTGTAAATGCCACGGCATGTCTGGCAGTTGCCAGCTGAAGACCTGCTGGAAATCAGCACCAGATTTTCACATTGTCGGCAAAGTGCTGAAGCATCAGTTCCGCAAGGCCATTCTAGTGGATCAATCGAATCTTGGCAATGGCGAGCCAGTTGTGGTCTTAAAGCGATCACGCAATAAGAAATCAAATGGTGGCAATGGAGCTGGTGTCAGCTCGGATTTGGTGGCCGCCGATGCTTCGGGCATTCTGGAGGGTCGAGAGACGCAACGCGATCTGGATGCCGAGCGAGGCACGCGACAGACGAGCTCTGATAAGAATGCCGCCCGCATGGCACGAAAACTGGAGACGTCGCTCTTCTACTATCAGCGATCGCCGAACTTTTGCGAACGGGATCTAGGTGCCGATATACAGG GCACTGTGGGTCGGAAGTGCAATCGAAATACAACAACCAGCGATGGCTGCGCCTCATTATGCTGTGGGCGTGGTCACAGCCAAGTTAAGGAACGACGAGCGGAACGCTGTCGTTGTAAATTTCAATGGTGCTGTAGTGTGGAATGCGACGAATGCCATGTGGAGGAATGGATAAGTGTGTGCAATTGA